From the genome of Denticeps clupeoides chromosome 4, fDenClu1.1, whole genome shotgun sequence, one region includes:
- the scpp5 gene encoding secretory calcium-binding phosphoprotein 5 isoform X2 — MTAQGTRKWLHFHQKMKTALLSLCLVSTISAAPLSVFNYLPHYGPGPSGPSTQVYSPGSSGNTVGGKPARSNGFMKYSLPKAPGQSSVEMYIPIDTNQQMPTFHAQAPQAEQKELQKGFMKYSLPKAPGQSSVEMYIPIDIDQMMPNFPHLPPNTNLLNIPQPPHQQPPQKQMPTFQAQAPPAQDPLRQELQKGFMKYSLPKAPGQSSVEMYIPIDIDQMMPNFPHLPPNTNPLNIPQPPHQQPPQQQIPTFQAQAPQAQEPLQQEQQVKASQKMQL; from the exons ATGACAGCACAAGGAACAAG gAAGTGGCTGCACTTTCACCAAAAAATGAAGACCGCACTGCTCAGTCTTTGTCTGGTCAGCACAATATCTGCTGCACCA ttgtcTGTCTTTAATTACCTGCCGCACTATGGCCCGGGGCCGTCGGGTCCATCCACACAG GTTTATTCCCCTGGATCATCTGGCAACACAGTTGGTGGCAAACCGGCCAGATCA aacgGTTTTATGAAGTATTCTCTCCCCAAAGCTCCAGGACAGAGCAGTGTGGAAATG tACATCCCAATTGATACCAACCAG CAGATGCCCACATTCCATGCTCAGGCTCCACAGGCTGAGCAAAAAGAGCTGCAG aaaggTTTTATGAAATATTCTCTCCCCAAGGCTCCAGGACAGAGCAGTGTGGAAATG TACATCCCAATTGATATCGACCAG ATGATGCCAAATTTCCCGCATTTGCCTCCCAACACAAAT CTACTGAACATTCCTCAGCCCCCACACCAGCAACCCCCTCAG AAACAGATGCCTACATTCCAAGCTCAGGCTCCACCGGCCCAGGATCCTTTGAGACAAGAGCTGCAG aaaggtTTTATGAAATATTCTCTCCCCAAGGCTCCAGGACAGAGCAGTGTGGAAATG TACATCCCAATTGATATCGACCAG ATGATGCCAAATTTCCCACATTTACCTCCCAACACAAAC CCACTGAACATTCCTCAACCCCCACACCAGCAACCCCCTCAG CAACAGATACCTACATTCCAAGCTCAGGCTCCACAGGCCCAGGAACCTTTGCAACAAGAGCAGCAGGTAAAGGCCAGTCAGAAG ATGCAGCTGTAA
- the scpp5 gene encoding secretory calcium-binding phosphoprotein 5 isoform X3: protein MTAQGTRKWLHFHQKMKTALLSLCLVSTISAAPLSVFNYLPHYGPGPSGPSTQVYSPGSSGNTVGGKPARSNGFMKYSLPKAPGQSSVEMYIPIDTNQKQMPTFHAQAPQAEQKELQKGFMKYSLPKAPGQSSVEMYIPIDIDQMMPNFPHLPPNTNLLNIPQPPHQQPPQMPTFQAQAPPAQDPLRQELQKGFMKYSLPKAPGQSSVEMYIPIDIDQMMPNFPHLPPNTNPLNIPQPPHQQPPQQQIPTFQAQAPQAQEPLQQEQQVKASQKMQL, encoded by the exons ATGACAGCACAAGGAACAAG gAAGTGGCTGCACTTTCACCAAAAAATGAAGACCGCACTGCTCAGTCTTTGTCTGGTCAGCACAATATCTGCTGCACCA ttgtcTGTCTTTAATTACCTGCCGCACTATGGCCCGGGGCCGTCGGGTCCATCCACACAG GTTTATTCCCCTGGATCATCTGGCAACACAGTTGGTGGCAAACCGGCCAGATCA aacgGTTTTATGAAGTATTCTCTCCCCAAAGCTCCAGGACAGAGCAGTGTGGAAATG tACATCCCAATTGATACCAACCAG AAGCAGATGCCCACATTCCATGCTCAGGCTCCACAGGCTGAGCAAAAAGAGCTGCAG aaaggTTTTATGAAATATTCTCTCCCCAAGGCTCCAGGACAGAGCAGTGTGGAAATG TACATCCCAATTGATATCGACCAG ATGATGCCAAATTTCCCGCATTTGCCTCCCAACACAAAT CTACTGAACATTCCTCAGCCCCCACACCAGCAACCCCCTCAG ATGCCTACATTCCAAGCTCAGGCTCCACCGGCCCAGGATCCTTTGAGACAAGAGCTGCAG aaaggtTTTATGAAATATTCTCTCCCCAAGGCTCCAGGACAGAGCAGTGTGGAAATG TACATCCCAATTGATATCGACCAG ATGATGCCAAATTTCCCACATTTACCTCCCAACACAAAC CCACTGAACATTCCTCAACCCCCACACCAGCAACCCCCTCAG CAACAGATACCTACATTCCAAGCTCAGGCTCCACAGGCCCAGGAACCTTTGCAACAAGAGCAGCAGGTAAAGGCCAGTCAGAAG ATGCAGCTGTAA
- the scpp5 gene encoding secretory calcium-binding phosphoprotein 5 isoform X1: protein MTAQGTRKWLHFHQKMKTALLSLCLVSTISAAPLSVFNYLPHYGPGPSGPSTQVYSPGSSGNTVGGKPARSNGFMKYSLPKAPGQSSVEMYIPIDTNQKQMPTFHAQAPQAEQKELQKGFMKYSLPKAPGQSSVEMYIPIDIDQMMPNFPHLPPNTNLLNIPQPPHQQPPQKQMPTFQAQAPPAQDPLRQELQKGFMKYSLPKAPGQSSVEMYIPIDIDQMMPNFPHLPPNTNPLNIPQPPHQQPPQQQIPTFQAQAPQAQEPLQQEQQVKASQKMQL from the exons ATGACAGCACAAGGAACAAG gAAGTGGCTGCACTTTCACCAAAAAATGAAGACCGCACTGCTCAGTCTTTGTCTGGTCAGCACAATATCTGCTGCACCA ttgtcTGTCTTTAATTACCTGCCGCACTATGGCCCGGGGCCGTCGGGTCCATCCACACAG GTTTATTCCCCTGGATCATCTGGCAACACAGTTGGTGGCAAACCGGCCAGATCA aacgGTTTTATGAAGTATTCTCTCCCCAAAGCTCCAGGACAGAGCAGTGTGGAAATG tACATCCCAATTGATACCAACCAG AAGCAGATGCCCACATTCCATGCTCAGGCTCCACAGGCTGAGCAAAAAGAGCTGCAG aaaggTTTTATGAAATATTCTCTCCCCAAGGCTCCAGGACAGAGCAGTGTGGAAATG TACATCCCAATTGATATCGACCAG ATGATGCCAAATTTCCCGCATTTGCCTCCCAACACAAAT CTACTGAACATTCCTCAGCCCCCACACCAGCAACCCCCTCAG AAACAGATGCCTACATTCCAAGCTCAGGCTCCACCGGCCCAGGATCCTTTGAGACAAGAGCTGCAG aaaggtTTTATGAAATATTCTCTCCCCAAGGCTCCAGGACAGAGCAGTGTGGAAATG TACATCCCAATTGATATCGACCAG ATGATGCCAAATTTCCCACATTTACCTCCCAACACAAAC CCACTGAACATTCCTCAACCCCCACACCAGCAACCCCCTCAG CAACAGATACCTACATTCCAAGCTCAGGCTCCACAGGCCCAGGAACCTTTGCAACAAGAGCAGCAGGTAAAGGCCAGTCAGAAG ATGCAGCTGTAA
- the scpp5 gene encoding secretory calcium-binding phosphoprotein 5 isoform X4, with protein sequence MTAQGTRKWLHFHQKMKTALLSLCLVSTISAAPLSVFNYLPHYGPGPSGPSTQVYSPGSSGNTVGGKPARSNGFMKYSLPKAPGQSSVEMYIPIDTNQKQMPTFHAQAPQAEQKELQKGFMKYSLPKAPGQSSVEMYIPIDIDQMMPNFPHLPPNTNLLNIPQPPHQQPPQKQMPTFQAQAPPAQDPLRQELQKGFMKYSLPKAPGQSSVEMYIPIDIDQMMPNFPHLPPNTNPLNIPQPPHQQPPQQQIPTFQAQAPQAQEPLQQEQQMQL encoded by the exons ATGACAGCACAAGGAACAAG gAAGTGGCTGCACTTTCACCAAAAAATGAAGACCGCACTGCTCAGTCTTTGTCTGGTCAGCACAATATCTGCTGCACCA ttgtcTGTCTTTAATTACCTGCCGCACTATGGCCCGGGGCCGTCGGGTCCATCCACACAG GTTTATTCCCCTGGATCATCTGGCAACACAGTTGGTGGCAAACCGGCCAGATCA aacgGTTTTATGAAGTATTCTCTCCCCAAAGCTCCAGGACAGAGCAGTGTGGAAATG tACATCCCAATTGATACCAACCAG AAGCAGATGCCCACATTCCATGCTCAGGCTCCACAGGCTGAGCAAAAAGAGCTGCAG aaaggTTTTATGAAATATTCTCTCCCCAAGGCTCCAGGACAGAGCAGTGTGGAAATG TACATCCCAATTGATATCGACCAG ATGATGCCAAATTTCCCGCATTTGCCTCCCAACACAAAT CTACTGAACATTCCTCAGCCCCCACACCAGCAACCCCCTCAG AAACAGATGCCTACATTCCAAGCTCAGGCTCCACCGGCCCAGGATCCTTTGAGACAAGAGCTGCAG aaaggtTTTATGAAATATTCTCTCCCCAAGGCTCCAGGACAGAGCAGTGTGGAAATG TACATCCCAATTGATATCGACCAG ATGATGCCAAATTTCCCACATTTACCTCCCAACACAAAC CCACTGAACATTCCTCAACCCCCACACCAGCAACCCCCTCAG CAACAGATACCTACATTCCAAGCTCAGGCTCCACAGGCCCAGGAACCTTTGCAACAAGAGCAGCAG ATGCAGCTGTAA